One segment of Rosa chinensis cultivar Old Blush chromosome 6, RchiOBHm-V2, whole genome shotgun sequence DNA contains the following:
- the LOC112169264 gene encoding (-)-kolavenyl diphosphate synthase TPS28, chloroplastic isoform X1: MSSHSTHHLSLSLPPSLSLSSSPFSNHNQPKHLPGGLWLFGFKDKRVLPSICNAVSKPRTKDYADVLQPVIKWRKNHTIVGDDTQEDEEAPPTKDDDSATTEIIKEHVDSIKSMLSSMEDGEISVSAYDTAWVALIENVNETDSPQFPSSLEWIANNQLEDGSWGYEDIYSAHDRIISTLACVVALKSWNLHPDKCDKGMKFFKENLNKLEEENIEHMPIGFEVAFPSVLEIARSLNLEVPDDSPVLHKIYACRNLKLTKIPKDILHKVATTLLHSVEGMAGVDWEKLLKLQSQDGSFLFSPASTAYAAQQTKDGKCMSYLSRAVRKFNGGVPNVYPVDLFEHMWAVDRLQRLGLCRYFEPEIKECMNYVAKYWTEKGICWARNSEVQDIDDTAMGFRLLRLHGHRVSADVFKHFKKGDEFFCFAGQSNQAVTGMYNLYRASQVALPGEKILYEAKEFSTKFLREKQASNELLDKWIIMKDLPGEVGYALDVPWYASLPRLETKFYIEQYGGEDDVWIGKTLYSMPYVNNNVYLELAKLDFNNCQALHLSEWDNLQKWYGEWKIGGYGLSRKSLLMAYFVAAASIFEPERANERLAWAKTACLVDTIEAYFKRETSREDKKAFVDEFKNLSDMREYEVARRSNRNRTAGQGIVGALLAMLSQLSLGTMVLHGQDITQSLRQSWEKWLLKWLEIGGRHQDEAELLVETINQTAGLSLTDGLLSNNPEHELLFSLTNKVCNQLRFCQNQKHQMNNNGSCGTKMNMTAKAIESDMQQLVELVLKSSDGIESLIKQSFFSVARSFYYSTYCDPKIISHHIDKVLFERAI; the protein is encoded by the exons ATGTCTTCTCATTCCACccaccacctctctctctctctcccacctTCTCTTTcgctctcttcatctcctttctCCAACCACAATCAACCTAAACATTTACCGG GTGGTCTTTGGTTGTTTGGGTTTAAAGACAAAAGGGTTCTTCCCTCAATCTGCAATGCGGTTTCCAAACCTCGCACCAAAG ATTATGCAGACGTGTTGCAACCAGTGATAAAGTGGCGTAAGAATCATACGATCGTGGGGGATGACAcacaagaagatgaagaggctCCTCCTACCAAG gaCGACGACTCTGCAACAACCGAGATCATCAAGGAACATGTGGACTCCATCAAGTCCATGCTGTCTTCTATGGAGGATGGGGAGATCAGCGTATCAGCGTACGACACCGCCTGGGTTGCTTTGATTGAAAATGTAAATGAAACTGATTCACCTCAATTCCCTTCCAGCCTCGAATGGATTGCCAACAACCAACTCGAAGATGGTTCTTGGGGCTACGAGGACATCTACTCCGCCCACGATCGGATCATCAGCACCCTCGCCTGCGTCGTCGCTTTGAAGTCGTGGAATCTCCACCCCGACAAATGCGACAAAG GAATGAAGtttttcaaggaaaacctaaacaagCTGGAAGAAGAGAATATCGAACACATGCCTATAGGGTTCGAAGTTGCGTTTCCCTCTGTTCTGGAAATAGCTCGGAGCTTAAACCTTGAAGTGCCTGATGACTCTCCTGTGTTGCATAAGATCTATGcctgcagaaacttaaaactaaccaa GATACCCAAGGACATACTGCACAAAGTGGCCACAACGCTTCTTCATAGCGTGGAAGGGATGGCAGGTGTCGACTGGGAAAAGCTTCTGAAACTCCAGTCCCAAGACGGCTCGTTTTTGTTCTCTCCGGCGTCCACTGCCTACGCGGCTCAGCAGACCAAGGACGGAAAATGCATGTCGTATCTGTCCAGAGCAGTCCGCAAGTTCAATGGAGGAG TCCCTAATGTTTACCCAGTCGACTTGTTCGAACACATGTGGGCTGTGGATCGGTTGCAGAGGTTAGGATTGTGCAGATACTTCGAGCCGGAGATTAAGGAGTGTATGAACTACGTTGCCAA GTACTGGACTGAGAAAGGGATTTGCTGGGCGAGAAACTCAGAGGTTCAAGACATCGATGACACAGCGATGGGGTTCAGACTGCTCCGGTTGCATGGGCACAGAGTGTCAGCCG ATGTGTTTAAGCATTTTAAGAAAGGGGACGAGTTTTTCTGCTTTGCGGGACAATCGAACCAGGCTGTGACCGGAATGTACAACTTGTATAGGGCAAGTCAGGTGGCGTTACCGGGAGAGAAGATACTCTATGAAGCCAAGGAGTTCTCGACAAAGTTCCTTAGGGAGAAGCAAGCTTCAAACGAGCTTCTAGACAAGTGGATCATAATGAAGGACTTGCCCGGAGAG GTGGGATATGCCCTTGATGTTCCATGGTATGCCAGCTTACCTCGACTAGAGACTAAATTCTATATCGAACAATATGGTGGTGAAGATGACGTATGGATTGGCAAGACTCTCTACAG TATGCCCTACGTTAACAATAATGTGTATCTTGAGCTGGCAAAGCTAGACTTCAACAATTGCCAAGCACTACATCTCAGTGAATGGGACAACCTTCAAAA GTGGTACGGAGAATGGAAAATTGGAGGCTATGGACTAAGCAGAAAAAGTCTCCTCATGGCTTATTTTGTTGCCGCAGCAAGTATTTTTGAACCTGAAAGAGCAAATGAGCGACTCGCATGGGCTAAGACGGCCTGCTTAGTTGACACGATTGAGGCTTATTTTAAGAGAGAAACTTCTCGTGAAGATAAGAAGGCATTTGTTGATGAGTTCAAAAACCTTTCAGATATGCGAGAGTATGAAGTTGCAAG GAGGTCGAATAGGAACAGGACTGCCGGGCAAGGAATTGTTGGGGCTTTGTTGGCGATGCTAAGCCAACTCTCATTGGGCACAATGGTGCTACATGGCCAAGACATTACCCAATCTCTACGTCAATCT TGGGAGAAGTGGCTACTGAAGTGGCTAGAGATAGGGGGAAGGCATCAAGATGAAGCTGAGCTACTAGTAGAAACGATAAATCAAACCGCTGGCCTTTCACTAACTGATGGGTTGTTGTCCAATAATCCAGAACATGAGCTGCTTTTTAGCCTGACTAACAAAGTTTGCAATCAACTTCGTTTTTGCCAAAACCAAAAGCACCAG ATGAACAATAATGGCAGCTGCGGAACAAAAATGAACATGACTGCCAAAGCAATAGAATCAGACATGCAGCAGCTTGTGGAATTGGTGCTAAAATCTTCGGATGGCATAGAATCCTTAATCAAGCAAAGCTTTTTCTCAGTAGCAAGGAGCTTTTATTATTCGACCTACTGTGACCCTAAAATTATTAGCCAC
- the LOC112169264 gene encoding (-)-kolavenyl diphosphate synthase TPS28, chloroplastic isoform X2: MSSHSTHHLSLSLPPSLSLSSSPFSNHNQPKHLPGGLWLFGFKDKRVLPSICNAVSKPRTKDYADVLQPVIKWRKNHTIVGDDTQEDEEAPPTKDDDSATTEIIKEHVDSIKSMLSSMEDGEISVSALEWIANNQLEDGSWGYEDIYSAHDRIISTLACVVALKSWNLHPDKCDKGMKFFKENLNKLEEENIEHMPIGFEVAFPSVLEIARSLNLEVPDDSPVLHKIYACRNLKLTKIPKDILHKVATTLLHSVEGMAGVDWEKLLKLQSQDGSFLFSPASTAYAAQQTKDGKCMSYLSRAVRKFNGGVPNVYPVDLFEHMWAVDRLQRLGLCRYFEPEIKECMNYVAKYWTEKGICWARNSEVQDIDDTAMGFRLLRLHGHRVSADVFKHFKKGDEFFCFAGQSNQAVTGMYNLYRASQVALPGEKILYEAKEFSTKFLREKQASNELLDKWIIMKDLPGEVGYALDVPWYASLPRLETKFYIEQYGGEDDVWIGKTLYSMPYVNNNVYLELAKLDFNNCQALHLSEWDNLQKWYGEWKIGGYGLSRKSLLMAYFVAAASIFEPERANERLAWAKTACLVDTIEAYFKRETSREDKKAFVDEFKNLSDMREYEVARRSNRNRTAGQGIVGALLAMLSQLSLGTMVLHGQDITQSLRQSWEKWLLKWLEIGGRHQDEAELLVETINQTAGLSLTDGLLSNNPEHELLFSLTNKVCNQLRFCQNQKHQMNNNGSCGTKMNMTAKAIESDMQQLVELVLKSSDGIESLIKQSFFSVARSFYYSTYCDPKIISHHIDKVLFERAI; this comes from the exons ATGTCTTCTCATTCCACccaccacctctctctctctctcccacctTCTCTTTcgctctcttcatctcctttctCCAACCACAATCAACCTAAACATTTACCGG GTGGTCTTTGGTTGTTTGGGTTTAAAGACAAAAGGGTTCTTCCCTCAATCTGCAATGCGGTTTCCAAACCTCGCACCAAAG ATTATGCAGACGTGTTGCAACCAGTGATAAAGTGGCGTAAGAATCATACGATCGTGGGGGATGACAcacaagaagatgaagaggctCCTCCTACCAAG gaCGACGACTCTGCAACAACCGAGATCATCAAGGAACATGTGGACTCCATCAAGTCCATGCTGTCTTCTATGGAGGATGGGGAGATCAGCGTATCAGC CCTCGAATGGATTGCCAACAACCAACTCGAAGATGGTTCTTGGGGCTACGAGGACATCTACTCCGCCCACGATCGGATCATCAGCACCCTCGCCTGCGTCGTCGCTTTGAAGTCGTGGAATCTCCACCCCGACAAATGCGACAAAG GAATGAAGtttttcaaggaaaacctaaacaagCTGGAAGAAGAGAATATCGAACACATGCCTATAGGGTTCGAAGTTGCGTTTCCCTCTGTTCTGGAAATAGCTCGGAGCTTAAACCTTGAAGTGCCTGATGACTCTCCTGTGTTGCATAAGATCTATGcctgcagaaacttaaaactaaccaa GATACCCAAGGACATACTGCACAAAGTGGCCACAACGCTTCTTCATAGCGTGGAAGGGATGGCAGGTGTCGACTGGGAAAAGCTTCTGAAACTCCAGTCCCAAGACGGCTCGTTTTTGTTCTCTCCGGCGTCCACTGCCTACGCGGCTCAGCAGACCAAGGACGGAAAATGCATGTCGTATCTGTCCAGAGCAGTCCGCAAGTTCAATGGAGGAG TCCCTAATGTTTACCCAGTCGACTTGTTCGAACACATGTGGGCTGTGGATCGGTTGCAGAGGTTAGGATTGTGCAGATACTTCGAGCCGGAGATTAAGGAGTGTATGAACTACGTTGCCAA GTACTGGACTGAGAAAGGGATTTGCTGGGCGAGAAACTCAGAGGTTCAAGACATCGATGACACAGCGATGGGGTTCAGACTGCTCCGGTTGCATGGGCACAGAGTGTCAGCCG ATGTGTTTAAGCATTTTAAGAAAGGGGACGAGTTTTTCTGCTTTGCGGGACAATCGAACCAGGCTGTGACCGGAATGTACAACTTGTATAGGGCAAGTCAGGTGGCGTTACCGGGAGAGAAGATACTCTATGAAGCCAAGGAGTTCTCGACAAAGTTCCTTAGGGAGAAGCAAGCTTCAAACGAGCTTCTAGACAAGTGGATCATAATGAAGGACTTGCCCGGAGAG GTGGGATATGCCCTTGATGTTCCATGGTATGCCAGCTTACCTCGACTAGAGACTAAATTCTATATCGAACAATATGGTGGTGAAGATGACGTATGGATTGGCAAGACTCTCTACAG TATGCCCTACGTTAACAATAATGTGTATCTTGAGCTGGCAAAGCTAGACTTCAACAATTGCCAAGCACTACATCTCAGTGAATGGGACAACCTTCAAAA GTGGTACGGAGAATGGAAAATTGGAGGCTATGGACTAAGCAGAAAAAGTCTCCTCATGGCTTATTTTGTTGCCGCAGCAAGTATTTTTGAACCTGAAAGAGCAAATGAGCGACTCGCATGGGCTAAGACGGCCTGCTTAGTTGACACGATTGAGGCTTATTTTAAGAGAGAAACTTCTCGTGAAGATAAGAAGGCATTTGTTGATGAGTTCAAAAACCTTTCAGATATGCGAGAGTATGAAGTTGCAAG GAGGTCGAATAGGAACAGGACTGCCGGGCAAGGAATTGTTGGGGCTTTGTTGGCGATGCTAAGCCAACTCTCATTGGGCACAATGGTGCTACATGGCCAAGACATTACCCAATCTCTACGTCAATCT TGGGAGAAGTGGCTACTGAAGTGGCTAGAGATAGGGGGAAGGCATCAAGATGAAGCTGAGCTACTAGTAGAAACGATAAATCAAACCGCTGGCCTTTCACTAACTGATGGGTTGTTGTCCAATAATCCAGAACATGAGCTGCTTTTTAGCCTGACTAACAAAGTTTGCAATCAACTTCGTTTTTGCCAAAACCAAAAGCACCAG ATGAACAATAATGGCAGCTGCGGAACAAAAATGAACATGACTGCCAAAGCAATAGAATCAGACATGCAGCAGCTTGTGGAATTGGTGCTAAAATCTTCGGATGGCATAGAATCCTTAATCAAGCAAAGCTTTTTCTCAGTAGCAAGGAGCTTTTATTATTCGACCTACTGTGACCCTAAAATTATTAGCCAC